GTTGATCATCGCGCCGCGGATGGCCGTGGCGGCCGCGTCGTCGCAGGGAGCCAGATGTCGGCCGATGAGTCCCTCGAGCAGGAACCAGGCCAGCCGGTCGAAGCGCTCCGGAAATTTCTTGGCCGGCATGCGGCTGAACGACTCGGAAGCTTCCCGCGTCTGTCTGATGTTGCGCGGGGCGAACAGGTTCGCGTACGCCTGAAAGATGGCAACGGTCTGCTGTTCAGTTTTCCGTCCGGAGCCGATGGCCAGGTTCTCGAGACCGAGGTCATAGAGATAGTTGGCGCAGTCTTCCAGGGTCTTCTCGTGTTGCGACGGTTCGTGCGGCTGGAAAGCCAGGCTGCCGCGTTTGGCGGGTTTGCTCTTGGAATTGCGTCCGGCGGCGTTTTGCCGGCGGCTCGCGTAGTACTTGCCGAAACTGATCATGAAACCCTCCCGGGTTGGTGGTGATCGCGCTGTTCATTGGATTGTAAAGATCAACCGGCCATTATAGACCGGTTGATCCCAAATGTCAATCCGCTGTCGGGCGCGATCGGCGCTGTCGCAACCCTTACCGGATCCCGATCCGCTCCCTCACTTCGGTCATGGTTTTTTTGGCCACGCTGCGCGCTTCTTTGGCTCCCGCCTCCAAGATCTCCCAGACCTTTTTGGGTTTGGTCACCAGCTTTTTGCGCCGTTCCCGGAAGTCGGCGAAATGTTCGGCGATGCGCGTCGCGACCAGGCGTTTCAGTTCCGCGTATTTGATCGGCTGGGCGGCCAGGATGCGGTCGGCTTCCTCGGCGGAACCGAAGGTCCGGAGCAAGGTGAGCAGGTTCCAGACGCCGGCCACGCCGCGGAGCGCCGGGTCGTCCTCGTGCGCTTCGGCGTGCAGCGTCATCTTGTGTTCGAGTTCCTCTTCGGAGAGCGAGAGGATGCCGGTGGATTCGGTCACCGCGGATTTGATCTTGTCGTAGATGACGTCCGGTTCGTCGGTGAGCGCGATGAGCGAGCGGTCGCCGAGGCTCTTCGACATCTTCTTGAGCGGGTTGGTGAGGCTCCGCAGTTTCGGCGTTTCGGTGTAGAGCGGCTTGGCCTCGGGGAAGACGTTGCCGAATTTGTTGTTGAAGAAATGGGCGATGTCGCGGGTCAGTTCGACATGCTGGGTCTGGTCGCGGCCGACCGGCACGAACCCGCCTTTGTAGATGAGGATGTCCGCGCTCATCAGCACCGGATAATCGAACAGTCCCATGTTGATGTTCTCCTGCTGGCGGCCGGACTTGTCCTTGAATTGGGTCATGCGCTCCAGGAACGAGACCGGCGTCACGGTGTTGAATATCCAGCCGAGCTCGGTGTGTTCCGGCACGTCGGATTGCACGAATAGGGTGCATTTTTCCGGGTCGAGTCCCAGGGCCAGCAGGTCGGCGGCCAGGTCGAAGACCTGCTGCCGTTTGGCGGCGGGATTATAGTCCTCGGTGATGGAGTGGTAATCGGCGATGAAGAAGAAGCAGCGGTAGGCCGGGTCGTCCTGCAGCTTGAGCCAGTTGCGGTAGGAGCCGGCGTAATTGCCGATGTGCGATCGGCCGCTCGGCTGGACGCCGGAGACGACGATCTTGGGTTGTTTTTTGGGTTCAGCGGTCTTGGTCATATGATATCCAGTATAGATTATGAGACGGTAAAAGTGTAGGAGAGTGCAGGAGTGGGGGAGTGAGGGAGAGACGGAGTCAGGAAGTGGTGGAGAGACGGAGTGGCGGAGTCAGAGAATTACGAAAAAGCGGGGATTGATGTCCCCGCTTTTTACTTCTTGATGACTCCGTCTCTTCGTCTCTCCCTGACTTCTACACTTCGATGATGACCGGCAAAACCATCGGCCGGCGCTTGATGGCGTTGAAGAGGAATTGGCCGATGTCGTTGCGGATCTTGTTCTTGAGGTGTTCCTCGAAGGCCGGCGATTTCTTGTCGGTGTCGGTGAGGATCTTCTTGACGCGGCTGCGGGCCTTCTCGATCATCTCCTTGTTTTCGCGCATGTAGACGAAGCCGCGCGAGAGGATGTCGGGCGAACCGACGAGTGCGCCGGTCTTCTTATCGATGGTGGCGATGATGACGAAGATGCCGTCCTCGGCGAGCATGACGCGGTCGCGCAGCACCACCTGGGAGACGTCGCCGACGCCGAGGCCGTCGACCATGACGTAGTCGGTCATGACACGCTCCTCGGTCAGGCGTCCGCCGCGGGCGTCGAATTCCATGACCTGGCCGTTCTCGGCGACCATGATGCGGTCGCGCGTGATGCCGACCTCTTCGCCGACGCGGGCGTGTGCTTCGAGCATGAAGCGGTTGCCGTGGATCGGAACGAGATATTGCGGTTTGACCAGCCGCAGCATGAGCTTAAGATCTTCCTGTTTGGCGTGGCCGCCGGCGTGGACGTCGAGATTCTGGTAGTGGTAGACGGTCGCGCCGTGTTTGACGAGCGTATCCTTGAGCGTCTGGACGGTCCGCTCGTTGCCCGGCACGACCGAGGACGAGAAGACGAAGCCGTCGCCTGGTTTCACATAGAGGTAGCGGTGTTCGTTGTTGGCCATGCGCATGAGCACGGCGTTCTTTTCGCCCTGGGCGCCGGTGCAGAGGATGACGATCTTTTCGTCAGGGAGCTTGCCCGCCGCGCCCTCCTCGATGATGGTGCCGGGCTTGATCTGCATGTAGCCGAGCTGGTGGGCGATCTCGATGTTGTTGTTCATGCTCCGCCCCTCGATCAGCAGCTTGCGGCCGTATTTTTCGGCGAGCGTGATGATCTGCTGGGCGCGCGTCAGGAGCGACGAGAAAGTGCCGATGATGATGCGGCCTTTGGCGCTCTGGAAGATGCGTTCGAGCTCGACTGAAACCTGGCGCTCGGAGATCTGGTGGCCGGGGCTGTCGGCGTTCGTGGAATCGGACATGATGGCAAGCACGCCCTTCGCGCCGAAGGAAGCGATGTGCGCCAGATCAGCCGGCTCATCGTTCACCGGGGTGAAATCGAATTTGAAATCGCCGGTGTAGAGGATGGTGCCGTACGGCGTGTGGATCGCCGCGCCGAAAGCGTCGGAGATGTTGTGATTGACATGGAACGGCTCGAAGACGAAGTGCCGGCCGAGCGCGATCTTCATATTGTCCTTCACGAGCTGGATCTTGAGCGACTTGGCGTTGCCGAATTCTTCCTGGCGCTTGCGGATGATGCCGGCCGTGAGCGGAGCGGTGTAGATGACCGGATTGCCGAGGCGGCTGATCGTGAGCGGGATGCCGCCGATGTGGTCCATGTGTCCGTGGGTCACGATGACGCCGCGGATATTCTGTTCGCGCCCCTTGAGCGAAGAGATGTTGGGGATGATGTAGTCGATGCCTGGCATGCCCTCTTCGGGGAACATCATGCCGATATCAATGATGATGATGTCGGCGCCGCATTCGAGCACAGTGCAGTTGCGGCCGATCTCTTCGAGACCGCCCAAAGCGTAGACCTTGAGCTTGGGAGCCAGGATCTTGGGTTGCGGCTGTCCGGGTTTGCCGTTCATGACGGGCCGGAACTGGGCCTGGACCGGATTGAGCGGCAGCGGTGGAGCCGGAAGTTTGATCTGCGGCCGACGGATGGAACCCTGCGCGAGCGGGGACGGTCCGTGGCGATGCCCCGGGCGCTGATGTTGCGGCCGGCGCGGCCTGTTATCTGTTACCATAATTAAAATGTGTTCGCCGCGGAGAGCCGCAGCCGGAGCGAGAGCACTCCTGATCTATAAGAGTCCCGTTTGCACGGGTGAATATTGGGTTAATGTGTTCCTCAACCATCTCTAACGGATACGACCGTTACCGCAGAGGAAAGTGGGAGATGCGGAGGGGATAGTTCGCTATCCGCTTTGCGCCGCTCATTTTCTTCTGTCCTTATCAGGCAACTGCCTCTATCATTATTATACCATAATGACAGATCCGGTTGTTTGCTGTCGTCCGATACCATCCCACCTAGCTCGAGCCGCGCTCGAGCGATGTGGGATGGTGCTGCGGGAGGGAGTCCCGCTCGCTTCGACTCGCGGTCCGGGGCGCTGCGCACTGGCGCTTCGCCGGCTCGCGCCTCTCGCGCCCTTCGACTCCTTATTTATACCAGATGACTGTCGCCGCCCTGTGGGCGGCACCAATCATCTGGTGCTGCGGGAGGGAGTCGAACCCTCATGACCTTGCGATCGCTAGCTCCTGAAGCTAGTGCGTCTGCCATTTCGCCACCGCAGCGTATATTTTTATTGCGGGAGGGAGTCGGCCTCCCTCGTAAAAGATCTGAAATTACTCGGTCGGCCCGGGGCGCCCCTTGGCGCCCGTGCGCCGCTGCGTTGACTTGCGGCGCACCCCTCATGACCTTGCGATCGCTAGCTCCTGAAGCTAGTGCGTCTGCCATTTGTTTCGCTCGCGTAGAAATTGTAATCGCTCGCGAAACCCCGGGCACGTCTTCGCGCCCGTGCGGCGCTCGCCGGTTCGCGCCGCACCCACCGCAGCGAGAACTTTTGTCCGTATAATATGCCTGATTTTGGCTGATTTGTCAAGTTGGTGGGGGAGGCGGAGAGACGGAGTTGGGGAGAGACGGAGTCAGGGAGAATATAATAGTTCTGACTCCGTATCTCCGTCACTCCATGACTCTATGACCTCGTATCTTCCTCACTTCCAAACTCTCCTCGTATTGATATACCAATTGATGACGTTCGAGAAGCGGTCGGCCGGGATGAAGATCGTGCCGTTATCGATGCCCTTGATCTTGCTGCTCACGGCGTAGGTATAGGTGGGGCTGTAGAGGAAGATCGCCGGCACCTCTTCGGCCAGGATGTCCTGGAATTCCTTATAATAGGTCGCGCGTTCCTCTTCCTTGGTGGTCAGGCGCGATTTTTCCAGCAGCTCGTCGGCGCGGCGGTTGCTGAAGACCGCCAGGTTCAAGCCTGGCGCGGCGTTCTGCGATGAATGCCAGAACGGGTACGGGTCCGGATCCGGCCCGATGATCTCGCCGTAAAGCAGAGCTTCGTATTCGCGCGTCTTGATCTTGTCGCGGGCGATCTTGGAGGCGGGAGTGATCTCGAGTTCGGCTTTGACACCGACGCTTGCCCAGTTCTGCTGGATGATCTGGGCGACGGCGATGCTGTCCTTGGAGTCGACGGTCGTGAGCGTGATGGCGAGTTCGGTCTTGGTCACCGCCTTGGTTTTCGCGTCCTTGGATTCTTTCTGCCGCAGGCCGCCTTCGCCGATCTTCCAGCCCTCCTGGTCGAGCAGCGCCGCGGCTTTGGTCGCGTCGAGCGAGTAGCGTTTGACTTCGGGATGGAAGCCGACGAAGCCGGGCGGGATGGGTCCGTAGATGGGAGCCCCGGAATCGCCCAGGACCTCCTTCACGATCCGGTCGCGGTCGATGGCGAGCGCCAGCGCCTGGCGGACGGCTTTCGAACCGAGCTGCGCATTCTTGGCCTGGTTGAAGAAGACCGCCGTGTATTGCGGCAGGCGCAGATCGTAGATCCGGACCGGGCGGAATTTTTTGACCTCGGCAAGCGCGTCGTGCGGCAGGAAACTGATGCCGTCAACGTGTTTGCCAGTCAGGGCTTCGACCGCGGAAGCGAAGTCCGGATAGTACTTGAAGATCAGCGTGTCGAGCAGCGCCTTTTCGCCGTAGTAGTCGTCGTTGCGCGACAGCGTGTAGGAGCGGATGGCACCTTTCTTGTCTTTGATGAAAATATTGAACTTGAACGGACCGGTGCCGACCGGTTTGATGTTCAGGTCCGCGCGCGAGGCATTGGCCGGCTTGATCTCCTGCCACAGGTGGTCGGGCAGGATGCCGAGCGTCAGGATCCCCAGGAACGGCGCGAACGGTTCGGACAGTTTGAAGACGACGGTCTGGTCGTCCGGAGCCTCGACGGCGACGTTCTTGAACTGGCCCTGGTAGGGGCTGTCCCAGCCCGGGTCTTTGACGTGCTCGTAAGTGGCGACGATGTCGCGGGCGGAGAAGTCGGCTCCGTCATGCCAGCGGATGCCGGCGCGCAATTTGAAAGTGTAGGTCTTGCCGTCCTCGGAGATGGCGTAGCTTTCGGCTAGATCCGGCACGAGCTCGCCCTTGGTGTTCGTCCGCATGAGCCCCGAGAAGATCAGCTTGATCAGGTCGCCGTCGGCGTCATTGGTGCCGGCCAGGATCGGATTCACGAAACGCGGTCCGCCGACAGCGGCTTCGGTATATTCGCCGCCCTGGGCCGGGGCGCGCGTCACGTGGTCGGAGTAGTATTTGGTTCCGGCAGCGACGAGCGCGATCACGATGGCCGCTCCGAAGATCTTGAGCAAGCGGCGTTCGACTGGATCAAGATAGCGCCCGAGGTGCTTGAGCTGTCCGAGCGACGGGATGCGCCGGTCCGACAGTCCTAAAACCAGCCGCTTGTCGAGGCTGGAGTCTTTGATGGCTTGGCGCCGCTGCTCGCGACGTCTCAGTGATTCCCAGGCGGAACGGACGGCGCTGAATACGGACATCACAGGTGTGGTTAGTTGGCGGCCGGCAGCGATCAGGCGGCCGGCAGGATGACGGCGGCGATAGAGAGCGCGAAGAAGACGACGGTAAAGACGATAGTGCTGCGGAAAAGGGTCTTTTCCAGGCCGCGTTTGGTCCGGTAGATGTTGCCCTCGCCACCGAAAGTGGCTCCCAGGCCGGTGCCGCGCGATTGGAGCAGGATCGTGGCGATGAGCAGGACTGAAACGGCGATCTGGGCGATGATGAGATATTTCTGCATAATTTTGGCTAAGGCCGCCTTAAGGCTGGCACGGTGTCGATATTCTCACATGGCGACCGGGCTTTGTCAACGCGAAGCTGGCGCGGGACCGCCAGAGTCGTCTTTTGTGTCGGCCCCAGTATTAGGTTATAATATTAAGGTATGTACGAATCAGAATCAGCTGGAAAAAAGCGGAAGGGCCGCAGCGTCGGGGCAGTGATCGGTTGGACCGTTTTGTCGCTGATTTTCGTGTTTCTGGCGTATATCGGCTATCGCACCTGGTATTACTACGACAAGATCAGGCATGGCGAGCTCATCGACCTGTCGCAATTCGCCGGCGAGATGACCACGTCCGACTCAGTTTCGCCGTTTGCCGCCGTTTACGCCGATCGTTCGGTCGTGGAGGATCAGAATGCTCCGGCTTTCGGGGTGGCTGGGGAGGCGGCCAGGCTGACCGTCGTCGAGTTCGGTGATTATCACTGTCCGTTTTCGCAGCAGGTCGCGAGCGTGGTCCGGGAGATGATGACCATCTACGGCGACCGCGTCCGTTTCATCCATCGCGATTTTCCCACCAAGACGGATCTCGCCGATCCGCTGGCCGCGGCCGTCGCGGCGCGCTGCGCCAACGAGCAGGGGAAATTCTGGCAGTATTACGACCGGCTTTACGTGAATCCGGAACGTCTGGAGGTCGCCGATCTGACCGCTTATGCCACGCAGGTGAATCTGGATCAGACGCGCTTCGAACAGTGTCTGTTGGAACGACGCCACGAGGCGGCTGTAGCCTCGGATATGCGCGAAGGCCGCGCCCTCGGCATCCGCGGCACGCCGACCTTCTTTTTCAACGGGATCAAGGTTGAGGGGGCTCTGAACAGGCAAGCTTTCCAGATGATCATCGATAAGCTGCTGCAATAATAGAGCGCGTATGGGTTTTTTCTTCGGCCAAGGTATCAAGTTGCGTCCCCGCCAGGCGATCCTGGGATTGGCGTCCGGCGTTCAGCTGGGCGTCATGGCGGTCATTTTCCTGCTGCCGCTGCTCCTGCCGGTCGCCGCTCTCGGCCAGGGCGCCGCTCCCGATCCGGGGATTTTGGATCAGGCCATGAAAGAGAGCCGCTGCTTCCAGCTCATCGAGTGCAACAAGGACATGCTCGACCAGACGCTGTGCACGAACAGCCCGCAGAATTGCTGTCTCGGCGATCGCTGCTTCGAACGCAACACCGCGTGCGGCTCGGGTTCGGGCAAGACCGCATCCGGATTCTGCTTCGCCAAATCTCCGCCCTTCCAGCTCGCAGTGAGTTTCGGCGGCACCAACACCGTGGTCGACCTGAGCGACTACATCGTCAGGGTCTATAAGTTCGCCATCGGCATCGCCGCCATCCTCGCCGCCGTGATGATGATGGTCGGCGGTTTCCTGTATCTGACCGCGGCCGATTCCGGACGCGTCTCCCGCGGCAAGGAATACATCGTCGATGCTTTGACCGGTCTGGTCGTGGCTTTCAGCGCTTTCCTGCTCCTGAACACCGTCAATCCTGATACGGTTTCGCTGGCGCTGCCGAAGATCCCGGTCGTCAAAAAGCAGGCGTACGTCGGCTGCACTCTGACTGATTATTGCGCCGGCTGCGGCTTGGAATACGGCATTACCCAAGCGTTCATTGATGATCTGAGCGCTGGCCTGACCGGCCAGGGGGCTTTCAAAGGGGAAGGGTCCAATAAGGTCTTTTGTTCGCCGGACTACATCCTGACGAATATCTCGAGCGGCAGCGGTTACGTGGCCAAGTGCGTCGGCAAAGTTTGCGACCCTAGCTTGTATCGGTCGGGCAGCGCGCCGCCGGCGACCTGCAACATGAATCTGCACAGCTGCCAGAAACCCGCGGCGCCGACCGATGTACCGGCTTGCGGCACTGAAGTCGCTCAGGCCATCAAATTGGCTTCGTTGCCGGCCGGTTCGCCGCCGCCAGCCCCGGATCAGCAGTATCCGGCCTGGTTCTGCCGCTCATGCAATCCTCTCGGTTCGGCTTGTTCGCCGACAGGCCAGAATCCCCGGTGTTGCGGCGGTTATTGCGGCCAGGGCGGCTGCACCACCGGCCAACCCGGCGACGCGTGCAACGACAACAAGGATTGCGCCTCGAATATCTGCCAGACCAACTGGGGGAATTCCTGTTCCGAGGGATTGGTCGGCGCGCCCTGCACCAACGATAAGGAGTGTCGCGCGGGTTTCAAATGCAACACCGCGAATAAGAATGTCTGTACTCCGGGCAATAAATTTTCCAAGTGCTCCAGCGATAGCGAGTGTAATACGGGATTCTGTAACACCGGGCTTGGTATTTGTGTGAACAGTCCGAGCGAGGCGCTTGTTCGGCCCAGTTCGACATGTTCGAACGCCGA
This genomic window from Patescibacteria group bacterium contains:
- a CDS encoding peptide ABC transporter substrate-binding protein; its protein translation is MSVFSAVRSAWESLRRREQRRQAIKDSSLDKRLVLGLSDRRIPSLGQLKHLGRYLDPVERRLLKIFGAAIVIALVAAGTKYYSDHVTRAPAQGGEYTEAAVGGPRFVNPILAGTNDADGDLIKLIFSGLMRTNTKGELVPDLAESYAISEDGKTYTFKLRAGIRWHDGADFSARDIVATYEHVKDPGWDSPYQGQFKNVAVEAPDDQTVVFKLSEPFAPFLGILTLGILPDHLWQEIKPANASRADLNIKPVGTGPFKFNIFIKDKKGAIRSYTLSRNDDYYGEKALLDTLIFKYYPDFASAVEALTGKHVDGISFLPHDALAEVKKFRPVRIYDLRLPQYTAVFFNQAKNAQLGSKAVRQALALAIDRDRIVKEVLGDSGAPIYGPIPPGFVGFHPEVKRYSLDATKAAALLDQEGWKIGEGGLRQKESKDAKTKAVTKTELAITLTTVDSKDSIAVAQIIQQNWASVGVKAELEITPASKIARDKIKTREYEALLYGEIIGPDPDPYPFWHSSQNAAPGLNLAVFSNRRADELLEKSRLTTKEEERATYYKEFQDILAEEVPAIFLYSPTYTYAVSSKIKGIDNGTIFIPADRFSNVINWYINTRRVWK
- a CDS encoding pilin, translated to MGFFFGQGIKLRPRQAILGLASGVQLGVMAVIFLLPLLLPVAALGQGAAPDPGILDQAMKESRCFQLIECNKDMLDQTLCTNSPQNCCLGDRCFERNTACGSGSGKTASGFCFAKSPPFQLAVSFGGTNTVVDLSDYIVRVYKFAIGIAAILAAVMMMVGGFLYLTAADSGRVSRGKEYIVDALTGLVVAFSAFLLLNTVNPDTVSLALPKIPVVKKQAYVGCTLTDYCAGCGLEYGITQAFIDDLSAGLTGQGAFKGEGSNKVFCSPDYILTNISSGSGYVAKCVGKVCDPSLYRSGSAPPATCNMNLHSCQKPAAPTDVPACGTEVAQAIKLASLPAGSPPPAPDQQYPAWFCRSCNPLGSACSPTGQNPRCCGGYCGQGGCTTGQPGDACNDNKDCASNICQTNWGNSCSEGLVGAPCTNDKECRAGFKCNTANKNVCTPGNKFSKCSSDSECNTGFCNTGLGICVNSPSEALVRPSSTCSNAECSRLTGGVLNYCSSQISRCTDGSDGSPCGRESDCASGRCVALAGIRICTSGESGSACDNDSDCISGHCFTEGDFNVCTTGGPGSRCNNAEGCNQDSRLRMDCLGNRCVFRTGT
- a CDS encoding thioredoxin domain-containing protein, whose amino-acid sequence is MYESESAGKKRKGRSVGAVIGWTVLSLIFVFLAYIGYRTWYYYDKIRHGELIDLSQFAGEMTTSDSVSPFAAVYADRSVVEDQNAPAFGVAGEAARLTVVEFGDYHCPFSQQVASVVREMMTIYGDRVRFIHRDFPTKTDLADPLAAAVAARCANEQGKFWQYYDRLYVNPERLEVADLTAYATQVNLDQTRFEQCLLERRHEAAVASDMREGRALGIRGTPTFFFNGIKVEGALNRQAFQMIIDKLLQ
- the secG gene encoding preprotein translocase subunit SecG, with the translated sequence MQKYLIIAQIAVSVLLIATILLQSRGTGLGATFGGEGNIYRTKRGLEKTLFRSTIVFTVVFFALSIAAVILPAA
- the trpS gene encoding tryptophan--tRNA ligase, translating into MTKTAEPKKQPKIVVSGVQPSGRSHIGNYAGSYRNWLKLQDDPAYRCFFFIADYHSITEDYNPAAKRQQVFDLAADLLALGLDPEKCTLFVQSDVPEHTELGWIFNTVTPVSFLERMTQFKDKSGRQQENINMGLFDYPVLMSADILIYKGGFVPVGRDQTQHVELTRDIAHFFNNKFGNVFPEAKPLYTETPKLRSLTNPLKKMSKSLGDRSLIALTDEPDVIYDKIKSAVTESTGILSLSEEELEHKMTLHAEAHEDDPALRGVAGVWNLLTLLRTFGSAEEADRILAAQPIKYAELKRLVATRIAEHFADFRERRKKLVTKPKKVWEILEAGAKEARSVAKKTMTEVRERIGIR
- a CDS encoding ribonuclease J — translated: MVTDNRPRRPQHQRPGHRHGPSPLAQGSIRRPQIKLPAPPLPLNPVQAQFRPVMNGKPGQPQPKILAPKLKVYALGGLEEIGRNCTVLECGADIIIIDIGMMFPEEGMPGIDYIIPNISSLKGREQNIRGVIVTHGHMDHIGGIPLTISRLGNPVIYTAPLTAGIIRKRQEEFGNAKSLKIQLVKDNMKIALGRHFVFEPFHVNHNISDAFGAAIHTPYGTILYTGDFKFDFTPVNDEPADLAHIASFGAKGVLAIMSDSTNADSPGHQISERQVSVELERIFQSAKGRIIIGTFSSLLTRAQQIITLAEKYGRKLLIEGRSMNNNIEIAHQLGYMQIKPGTIIEEGAAGKLPDEKIVILCTGAQGEKNAVLMRMANNEHRYLYVKPGDGFVFSSSVVPGNERTVQTLKDTLVKHGATVYHYQNLDVHAGGHAKQEDLKLMLRLVKPQYLVPIHGNRFMLEAHARVGEEVGITRDRIMVAENGQVMEFDARGGRLTEERVMTDYVMVDGLGVGDVSQVVLRDRVMLAEDGIFVIIATIDKKTGALVGSPDILSRGFVYMRENKEMIEKARSRVKKILTDTDKKSPAFEEHLKNKIRNDIGQFLFNAIKRRPMVLPVIIEV